A genomic region of Chrysiogenes arsenatis DSM 11915 contains the following coding sequences:
- a CDS encoding phage neck protein fibritin produces MSGTTATPQSYNTVIEYRSERIIVAVFGVGAGSIRDAPHDGKLHARVDGEWREIPPTVWQSTSW; encoded by the coding sequence ATGAGCGGAACTACAGCCACACCACAATCGTATAATACGGTCATCGAATACCGAAGCGAACGCATTATTGTTGCGGTATTTGGCGTTGGTGCGGGAAGTATCCGTGATGCTCCGCATGACGGAAAGCTGCATGCAAGAGTTGACGGAGAGTGGCGAGAGATACCACCGACGGTTTGGCAATCTACCAGTTGGTAA
- a CDS encoding phage antirepressor N-terminal domain-containing protein — MTHTVNSTTSHVVPVSFHGHELLTTEKDGKVYVAMKPIVEAIGLDWTAQFRRIQRQPVLSQGIAIMATPSAGGEQETTFLPLDLLNGWLFGVDVNRVKPELKERLLQYQKECYHALADYWGKGVAVNTRVTITPEQKSELQQYVKQIGAAKKCYGAIWGRFNNHFKLGSYTELPSAKFDEAMTYLDRLAQEHGLGEYKDRLDKLRDTPGAMLDAALDEFANLGDMSEHGVSGMDAFRYDRQPSKLFAFFSHIMQGMPLAAQALQEYKAMKAKQVKDAKTIDMISTTIEERKKDTMPQPTTA; from the coding sequence ATGACACACACAGTTAATTCCACCACGTCTCACGTTGTTCCCGTTTCTTTTCACGGCCACGAATTACTCACCACCGAAAAAGACGGCAAGGTCTACGTTGCCATGAAACCCATCGTCGAAGCGATTGGGTTAGATTGGACGGCGCAATTCAGAAGAATCCAACGACAGCCTGTGTTATCTCAAGGTATTGCCATCATGGCAACACCCTCCGCAGGTGGCGAACAGGAAACAACTTTTCTCCCCCTCGACCTACTCAATGGCTGGCTCTTCGGTGTTGACGTCAACCGCGTTAAGCCCGAACTCAAAGAACGCCTACTCCAATATCAAAAAGAATGTTACCACGCCCTTGCCGACTACTGGGGCAAAGGGGTAGCCGTGAACACCCGCGTGACCATCACCCCTGAACAGAAATCCGAACTCCAGCAGTACGTCAAACAGATCGGCGCGGCCAAGAAGTGCTACGGTGCCATCTGGGGGCGGTTCAATAACCACTTTAAACTCGGCAGCTACACCGAACTGCCGTCAGCGAAGTTTGACGAAGCCATGACCTACCTTGACCGCCTCGCGCAAGAACACGGCCTTGGCGAATACAAAGACCGCCTTGATAAATTGCGCGACACACCGGGCGCGATGCTCGATGCCGCGCTTGATGAGTTTGCCAACCTTGGTGACATGAGCGAGCACGGCGTTTCCGGAATGGATGCCTTCCGCTACGACAGACAGCCAAGTAAGCTGTTTGCCTTCTTCTCCCACATCATGCAGGGAATGCCGCTGGCCGCCCAAGCGCTGCAAGAGTACAAGGCAATGAAAGCCAAGCAGGTTAAGGATGCTAAAACAATCGATATGATCAGCACGACGATTGAGGAGCGGAAGAAGGATACCATGCCGCAACCGACGACAGCATAA
- a CDS encoding LPD5 domain-containing protein, producing MRMTLQQFRQENPHLNERNSDELAQLIYKNAPGAQKYEFKDFLNVLDYEGDRLATTENPGILSTVDDLGRGVTSGALRAAGNVADFAQLKGAAKLLGGAAEGILEGQSDWAKVRRSVAPFGEDENGSLTVNKNAFTNPGTLFLQGAEILGDQAPLIASGLGLGSVVRAGAKALGLTTKAAQTAASRGATAGYVASGAAMAGGSSGNEAEQIVSQMPHEKLLESEVFKEILRNRHQQSGSLQEAYQLARSDFIEATKQAAMYDPVNLIASGAGGVMSGKLLDGSLMKMFGGEKRWKNALKGALLETPQEAVQEGIQQLRINDALIGKGVMGDDERMGGVLPAAATGALYGAPMGAGFGAIGTADSSQPNTKKLPLAKAAESIHTPQVDETRTALEISQPATEGELPRQVNYVPLIDGERVDLSSLEEDPKTKRLAYVLREYTTRYPNNPDAFIDQMNTDYQNATKTAKQKIADELPLSKKLHAENEKNVAKGRLKEIKNDMVAFLSIKDTLTLEEEPQVADVSPQVASNNPHEKSVVRSVIESLPQTPEVGHIDSLLMEIESNPTAMKEMEKALGDMKADALLAEIENNPNTLGLLAQSLEEIRTDKEIKATPNQDSDGATPAKATEQVTGQVPAEQTKTAGQETGQTPESVKPQEQPQPPAIAQTQSPQQPQEKPATENTTPSVGDTVQFYHAGKDGWVDANYRGEVDGKVTVVYDGKNWTVDKSEVRIDSPVAERPVTTKPVVATETQGTINNTSTSPVDEAVKNAIGNRRNAVAVTVTDPKAKLDGYVFVNAGTKNAKWELVDSEGNTKPVSPFIATRVKHLVEKGKTAPYVAGSAVGNAEKQALDSEPGIDVVSKGYESKAKENARLASLNEIKADTVIDAATFTNGDEKQRKIVGQVFRKFVSRVPEFKQAPVFKVVKDGDELFLRFNDSYTFNLKAKTFLPKTELREGMTVRFTPDVWGGASRNQKADIQPDVKTESKAADVQSEAKGDGKPAAQKATEAKVKTQTEVKTEEKPAKPAEKIDDVGEKIGGAKKDTWRSSFDKEYSDAELNNMPLSKIWPKEDIDKMDDKTAAIATVFRNKIPNKPRSGYKLAQWVKDVKAIRAFMARVGTMDNDAALDLIRKSNNDAVHVRILQSIPRDQWDRIGEAQVYSKSYTYNDNGERVPRANALIQVDENYKRIDLNASDSIIEMENVVIDVASEMLKTDRTATGKSTSTADAYEIRGSKDKGFAVFRKGDKEYRPLTERFPTSKEALAYRKNNIEALAEAWEKIKERDNVKKSDVRSKEERPRAGSDYRKGKDVTPEQFADTFGFRGVEFGNWVEQGKRQADLNDAYDALMDLANIVGIPPKAISLNGTLGLGFGSRGGGKASAHYEADKTVINLTKTRGSGSLAHEWFHALDNYFSRKRGVTEFTGDEKAFRDANYITHKPEQMYVHKDYPAHPKSRAYLEAARKRNPNNEHFQEKNWSLDPNHPEGVRPEVERAFANLVEKLNDSPMSERSAKNDKGSNDYWSRTLERASRAFENFVIEDMTKNGYHNDYLANVVGAFDFRRNQDRYPYLRPDEIAPIAEAFQNLFDTVQTRETDKGVELFSRSKSDIPTVAKLTGDEIQGDDLFAAAREYYRENLQGTVAHREEIGDIRFTSKGWGKTKDGLKRNPLKVKLIPSVRDIIENGRYHGRNEEVGRDDNVVAFHYFDGIVSIDGENVHAGVTVAEDDSGNLYYNVNHNPQELWDRKKETRPVPRISAEGGGFSMQPEVSITDNMESDSDFVNIHIFDNQAATTPLANAHTASTLKDAVDKAFSKVKGFADLLMGTGKFKIISRAQMERDLTTTTDVKYSADGRVLGYVKDGVAHLVADNIGKDHDVKGLMLHEVGVHLRQLGQNDAEFQGILKQFEKMRTLNPRVRAAFDRVPKETEAHLITEEALGYFVEANPDVPLSQKFIAWVRKQLRALGSAIKGADRLRFVKWANELTAADIVVMAQSATENAVNMERGDGQSSGIRYSRSSAPTNTAAQNIAPIPTPARIDSTAKSLMKGIGLFESATDRLRRSKHPMLIDLGNRVDRFYDRVDERTGFVNGRIKPLLDKVTDDESTKLFAEYWKHHDNGRKAEADAVIANHPELRALIEEVKAVYFDMGTINQTIKQPDGFEGILVADPKAAGGWRKIGRIRKGEFWPRAIRPEVQEVLRNPANNIELWNEIVAALLDGGHIKEPMEAMDYLQSYFTTEIKNDYFAGVERARGAKLPEIFYDYTWTAFQKYTTKWATRVSQIEQFGQATTAGTKDLFAEVAGQSFDPGTIDYIRAIESRVYNRQSPDTILSLMDNLNILATAMQLGNPATAILNVIGGSQLTTQLFGWKTAARAYAKLTQEWQEIQQTGISLGVLGKDVMNILRDTESTDTYFDAAGQVKDKLSKFAAWTMKWGGYTPTENIIRSHALAAGMIQLSDALQAWNANMNSDDSKKYLKFMEQNGIHADKLIAENGKGEETGRFLRLMVNIPQGSYRIDQVPIYVDTRVGRFLFKYQKFATQVSRMFWKNMLVPFVDAIKSGDTKEMVRTLVPILRYFATAFVGGTAVLTARAALFGLSDPGADWEEIEEAMKQEDRAYLMALMFSRAHASLMAGAAFGFFGNYIQMGMDITDQQRVKSPLDPPGLATISAVTELLMRYIEQGTLTGRDIDQIGQKAFAFYRSYKRAGMTAGIYSDIDLNEVRLEKVRRDINDIRQVTRRYASHMGIESKRTSSGRFGKTERSPLNQAVYEAVLLGDRETARQLIREAKRNAGSFKERQSIHTSLQASLRVRQPILIAGAPSNQERMKFLRWAKLNLPESKYKLVYDYNREYLRNVRAVGL from the coding sequence ATGAGAATGACCCTTCAACAATTCCGTCAGGAAAATCCGCATTTAAATGAACGCAATAGCGATGAGCTGGCGCAGCTTATTTATAAAAACGCTCCGGGTGCGCAGAAATACGAATTTAAAGATTTCTTGAATGTGCTGGATTATGAGGGCGATCGACTCGCAACGACAGAAAACCCAGGCATTCTCAGCACGGTTGATGATTTAGGTCGCGGTGTAACGAGCGGAGCGCTTCGTGCTGCTGGCAATGTGGCAGATTTCGCACAGTTAAAAGGTGCGGCAAAACTGCTTGGCGGTGCAGCGGAAGGGATACTGGAGGGTCAATCTGATTGGGCAAAGGTGCGCCGAAGCGTTGCCCCTTTTGGCGAAGACGAAAATGGAAGTTTAACGGTCAACAAGAACGCCTTTACAAATCCGGGCACTTTATTTTTACAGGGTGCTGAGATTCTTGGAGATCAAGCGCCACTGATTGCGAGTGGCCTTGGCCTTGGCTCTGTTGTCCGTGCGGGAGCAAAGGCGCTCGGGCTGACGACAAAGGCTGCGCAAACGGCAGCTTCCCGTGGTGCAACGGCGGGGTATGTAGCCAGCGGCGCGGCTATGGCAGGTGGGAGCAGTGGTAATGAGGCGGAGCAGATAGTCAGTCAAATGCCACATGAGAAACTGTTGGAGTCGGAGGTGTTCAAGGAAATCCTGCGTAACCGACACCAACAGTCTGGCTCACTTCAAGAGGCGTACCAGTTGGCACGATCTGACTTCATTGAAGCAACCAAGCAAGCGGCTATGTATGATCCGGTTAACCTGATTGCGTCCGGTGCCGGTGGCGTAATGAGTGGGAAGTTGCTTGATGGAAGTCTGATGAAGATGTTTGGCGGTGAAAAGCGCTGGAAAAACGCACTCAAAGGCGCATTGCTGGAAACTCCACAGGAAGCAGTACAGGAAGGGATTCAACAGCTTCGCATTAACGATGCCCTTATTGGGAAAGGGGTAATGGGAGATGATGAACGGATGGGTGGTGTGCTTCCGGCAGCGGCGACCGGTGCGCTTTATGGGGCTCCTATGGGGGCAGGATTTGGCGCTATTGGTACGGCTGATTCGAGCCAGCCGAACACGAAGAAGTTACCACTGGCAAAGGCCGCAGAAAGTATTCATACCCCGCAAGTCGATGAAACCAGAACTGCACTAGAGATATCTCAACCTGCTACTGAAGGCGAATTGCCACGTCAAGTAAATTACGTGCCGCTTATTGATGGTGAGCGCGTTGATCTGAGTAGTCTCGAAGAAGATCCAAAAACAAAACGATTGGCGTATGTGTTGCGTGAGTACACAACGCGCTACCCGAATAACCCGGATGCTTTTATCGACCAGATGAACACCGATTACCAGAATGCTACGAAAACCGCCAAACAGAAGATCGCAGATGAATTGCCGCTCTCGAAAAAACTACACGCAGAAAATGAAAAGAATGTGGCTAAAGGGAGGCTCAAGGAAATCAAAAACGATATGGTGGCCTTTTTGTCGATTAAAGACACGTTAACTCTTGAAGAAGAACCGCAAGTAGCTGATGTGTCGCCGCAAGTGGCCAGCAATAACCCACATGAAAAGAGTGTGGTGCGGAGCGTTATCGAGAGTTTACCGCAGACACCAGAGGTGGGGCATATCGATTCACTATTGATGGAGATTGAATCAAACCCAACAGCCATGAAAGAGATGGAAAAGGCACTTGGCGATATGAAGGCCGATGCCCTTCTTGCAGAAATCGAGAATAACCCAAACACGCTTGGATTGCTGGCACAATCACTTGAGGAGATTCGCACTGATAAAGAGATCAAGGCCACGCCAAATCAGGATTCCGATGGTGCTACTCCTGCCAAAGCTACCGAACAAGTAACCGGACAAGTGCCAGCAGAACAAACGAAAACCGCCGGACAAGAAACCGGGCAAACGCCAGAAAGCGTAAAGCCACAGGAGCAACCACAACCACCAGCAATCGCGCAAACGCAATCACCACAACAGCCACAGGAAAAGCCAGCAACGGAAAATACTACCCCAAGCGTAGGCGACACGGTTCAGTTTTACCATGCCGGGAAAGACGGATGGGTGGACGCGAACTATCGCGGTGAAGTGGACGGCAAGGTGACGGTGGTTTATGACGGGAAGAACTGGACAGTGGACAAGAGCGAGGTTCGCATTGATTCGCCCGTTGCGGAGCGTCCAGTTACCACTAAGCCCGTTGTCGCTACTGAAACGCAAGGCACTATCAATAACACATCAACATCGCCTGTTGACGAAGCGGTAAAAAATGCCATTGGCAATCGCCGTAATGCTGTGGCAGTGACGGTCACTGACCCAAAAGCCAAGCTCGACGGCTACGTGTTTGTTAATGCTGGTACCAAAAATGCCAAGTGGGAGTTGGTAGACAGTGAGGGAAATACTAAGCCAGTATCACCATTCATTGCCACCCGTGTAAAACACTTGGTTGAGAAGGGGAAGACTGCACCATACGTGGCCGGCAGTGCAGTTGGTAATGCTGAAAAGCAAGCATTGGACTCGGAACCTGGCATTGATGTTGTGAGTAAGGGTTATGAAAGCAAAGCCAAAGAGAATGCACGTCTGGCGTCGCTTAACGAGATAAAGGCCGACACGGTTATTGATGCTGCAACTTTCACTAATGGCGATGAAAAGCAGCGCAAGATAGTGGGGCAGGTTTTTAGAAAATTCGTGAGCAGGGTTCCAGAGTTCAAACAGGCTCCGGTATTCAAAGTGGTCAAGGATGGCGACGAATTATTCCTGCGCTTCAATGACTCGTACACGTTCAATCTAAAAGCAAAAACCTTTCTCCCTAAGACCGAATTGCGGGAAGGGATGACGGTGCGCTTTACCCCGGATGTATGGGGCGGAGCATCGAGGAATCAGAAAGCGGACATTCAGCCGGACGTAAAGACAGAGTCGAAGGCCGCAGACGTTCAATCAGAGGCAAAAGGCGACGGCAAGCCAGCAGCACAGAAGGCGACGGAGGCGAAGGTAAAAACACAGACGGAAGTAAAAACAGAAGAGAAACCTGCCAAGCCAGCAGAGAAGATCGATGATGTTGGAGAGAAGATCGGCGGGGCGAAGAAAGACACATGGCGCTCTTCTTTCGATAAAGAATACAGCGATGCCGAGCTTAACAATATGCCACTCTCGAAGATATGGCCGAAAGAAGATATCGACAAGATGGACGACAAGACGGCGGCAATCGCCACGGTTTTCAGAAACAAGATACCCAACAAGCCGCGCTCAGGGTACAAGCTGGCTCAGTGGGTGAAGGACGTAAAAGCCATCCGTGCGTTTATGGCTCGCGTTGGCACTATGGACAATGATGCGGCGCTCGATTTAATCCGTAAATCCAACAACGATGCCGTGCACGTCCGTATTCTACAATCGATACCGCGTGATCAATGGGATCGTATCGGTGAGGCGCAAGTTTACTCTAAATCATACACATACAACGATAATGGAGAGCGTGTTCCAAGAGCGAACGCGCTGATTCAAGTTGATGAAAACTATAAGCGCATTGATCTCAACGCCTCCGATTCGATAATTGAAATGGAAAACGTCGTTATTGATGTCGCGAGCGAAATGTTGAAAACCGACCGCACCGCAACAGGTAAATCAACATCGACCGCAGATGCCTACGAAATTCGTGGTTCAAAAGACAAAGGGTTCGCCGTCTTTCGCAAAGGGGATAAAGAATATCGTCCACTCACAGAAAGATTCCCTACCAGCAAAGAAGCACTTGCATACCGCAAGAACAACATCGAGGCGCTTGCAGAGGCGTGGGAAAAAATTAAAGAGCGCGATAACGTCAAGAAATCCGATGTGCGCTCCAAAGAGGAACGACCCCGCGCTGGTTCCGATTACCGCAAAGGGAAAGACGTTACCCCTGAACAGTTCGCTGATACATTTGGTTTCCGTGGTGTTGAGTTCGGCAATTGGGTTGAGCAAGGCAAACGGCAAGCGGATTTGAATGACGCTTACGATGCACTGATGGACTTGGCAAATATCGTCGGTATTCCACCAAAAGCTATATCGCTGAATGGCACACTTGGTCTTGGCTTCGGTTCGCGTGGCGGCGGCAAAGCGAGTGCGCATTATGAGGCGGACAAAACCGTTATCAACCTGACAAAGACACGCGGGTCGGGTTCGCTTGCCCACGAGTGGTTTCATGCACTGGACAATTACTTTTCTCGCAAACGTGGCGTGACAGAATTTACAGGTGATGAAAAGGCGTTCCGTGATGCGAACTACATTACCCACAAGCCGGAACAAATGTACGTCCATAAGGATTATCCGGCACATCCAAAATCGCGCGCTTATCTTGAGGCGGCGCGCAAGAGGAATCCTAATAACGAACATTTTCAGGAAAAGAACTGGAGCCTTGACCCAAACCACCCAGAAGGTGTGCGGCCGGAGGTCGAAAGAGCCTTTGCTAACTTGGTGGAAAAACTGAACGATTCGCCAATGTCCGAGCGTTCAGCCAAAAACGACAAGGGCAGTAACGACTACTGGAGCCGCACACTTGAGCGGGCATCCAGAGCGTTCGAGAACTTCGTCATCGAAGATATGACCAAAAACGGCTACCACAACGACTACCTTGCCAATGTTGTTGGCGCGTTTGACTTCCGGCGCAATCAGGATCGGTACCCTTATCTGCGACCAGATGAGATTGCCCCTATTGCGGAAGCATTCCAAAATCTTTTTGATACCGTGCAAACCCGCGAGACAGATAAAGGCGTGGAGCTTTTCAGCCGCAGTAAATCAGATATTCCAACGGTCGCGAAACTCACTGGGGACGAGATTCAGGGTGATGACCTGTTTGCTGCCGCGCGTGAATACTACCGCGAAAACCTGCAAGGCACGGTAGCGCACCGTGAGGAGATAGGCGATATACGGTTTACGTCGAAGGGATGGGGAAAGACAAAAGACGGCCTGAAGCGTAATCCGCTGAAAGTTAAATTGATACCTTCCGTGAGAGATATCATAGAAAATGGGCGCTATCATGGGCGTAATGAGGAAGTAGGTCGTGATGACAATGTGGTTGCATTCCATTATTTCGACGGCATAGTAAGTATTGACGGGGAGAATGTCCATGCTGGCGTAACAGTAGCAGAGGATGATAGCGGAAACCTTTATTATAATGTCAATCATAACCCGCAAGAGTTATGGGATCGCAAAAAAGAAACCCGCCCTGTACCCCGGATATCTGCCGAGGGGGGCGGGTTCTCGATGCAACCAGAGGTTTCCATCACTGATAATATGGAAAGCGACAGCGATTTTGTCAATATCCATATTTTCGATAATCAGGCCGCAACCACGCCACTCGCCAACGCACACACCGCGTCAACGCTCAAGGACGCCGTTGACAAAGCGTTCAGCAAGGTCAAAGGTTTTGCCGACTTGCTGATGGGTACGGGGAAATTCAAGATCATTTCCCGCGCACAGATGGAGCGGGATTTGACCACTACCACCGACGTTAAATACTCCGCTGACGGGCGTGTGCTTGGTTATGTCAAAGACGGCGTAGCGCACTTGGTCGCTGATAACATCGGCAAAGACCACGACGTTAAGGGGCTGATGCTCCATGAGGTCGGTGTCCACTTGCGCCAGCTTGGTCAGAACGATGCAGAGTTCCAGGGTATTCTTAAACAGTTCGAGAAGATGCGCACACTGAATCCAAGGGTAAGAGCCGCGTTTGACCGTGTGCCAAAGGAAACCGAAGCGCACCTGATAACCGAGGAGGCGCTTGGCTACTTCGTCGAAGCTAATCCGGATGTTCCCCTCTCGCAGAAATTCATTGCATGGGTACGCAAGCAATTACGCGCTCTTGGTAGTGCCATTAAGGGTGCTGACAGGCTCCGCTTTGTGAAGTGGGCGAATGAGCTTACCGCGGCAGATATTGTCGTCATGGCGCAATCTGCTACTGAGAATGCAGTGAATATGGAGAGAGGCGATGGCCAGAGTTCCGGTATCCGCTATTCAAGATCATCCGCGCCAACGAATACTGCAGCGCAGAACATCGCCCCCATCCCGACACCGGCAAGGATTGATTCTACGGCCAAAAGTTTAATGAAGGGTATCGGCCTGTTCGAGTCGGCCACCGACCGTTTGCGTCGTTCGAAGCATCCTATGCTGATCGACCTTGGGAACCGCGTTGACCGTTTCTATGACCGCGTGGACGAGCGCACGGGATTTGTAAACGGGCGCATTAAGCCACTGCTGGATAAGGTGACTGACGACGAATCGACAAAGCTCTTTGCCGAATACTGGAAGCACCACGACAACGGGCGCAAAGCGGAAGCTGATGCAGTCATTGCAAACCATCCTGAATTGCGTGCTTTGATCGAAGAGGTGAAAGCGGTTTACTTCGACATGGGTACGATCAACCAGACTATCAAGCAGCCTGACGGGTTCGAAGGCATATTGGTTGCCGATCCGAAAGCGGCGGGTGGATGGCGCAAAATTGGCCGTATCCGCAAGGGTGAGTTTTGGCCGCGTGCAATTCGGCCAGAAGTACAGGAAGTCCTCCGTAATCCGGCAAACAATATTGAACTTTGGAATGAAATAGTGGCAGCATTGCTTGATGGTGGGCATATCAAAGAACCTATGGAGGCAATGGACTATCTGCAAAGCTACTTCACGACCGAGATCAAAAACGACTACTTTGCCGGAGTCGAGCGGGCGCGTGGTGCGAAGTTGCCGGAAATATTTTACGACTACACTTGGACGGCATTTCAGAAGTACACGACCAAGTGGGCAACGCGGGTGAGCCAAATAGAACAATTCGGGCAAGCGACAACGGCAGGAACCAAAGACCTGTTCGCGGAAGTGGCAGGGCAGAGCTTCGACCCCGGCACGATTGATTATATTCGCGCCATAGAGTCGCGGGTTTATAATCGCCAATCTCCCGATACCATCCTTTCGCTCATGGATAACCTGAACATTTTGGCAACGGCTATGCAGCTTGGGAACCCCGCCACGGCAATACTGAACGTGATCGGCGGTAGTCAGCTTACCACGCAACTCTTTGGCTGGAAAACGGCTGCGCGTGCATACGCGAAGCTTACGCAGGAGTGGCAAGAGATTCAGCAAACGGGCATTAGCCTTGGTGTTCTCGGCAAGGATGTGATGAACATTCTGCGCGATACCGAAAGCACGGACACTTATTTCGATGCGGCTGGCCAAGTAAAGGACAAGCTCTCGAAGTTTGCAGCATGGACAATGAAATGGGGTGGATATACGCCAACGGAAAATATCATCCGTTCTCACGCACTGGCGGCGGGGATGATCCAGCTTTCCGATGCACTCCAAGCGTGGAACGCCAACATGAACAGTGACGACAGCAAGAAGTACCTGAAATTCATGGAGCAAAACGGCATTCACGCTGACAAGCTGATTGCAGAAAACGGCAAGGGCGAAGAGACGGGTCGCTTCCTGCGACTGATGGTTAATATTCCGCAAGGTTCGTACAGGATTGACCAAGTGCCGATTTACGTCGATACTCGCGTTGGGCGGTTCCTGTTCAAGTACCAGAAGTTCGCAACGCAAGTAAGCCGGATGTTCTGGAAGAATATGCTGGTTCCGTTTGTCGATGCAATCAAGAGCGGCGACACAAAGGAAATGGTGCGGACGTTGGTGCCAATACTGCGCTACTTCGCCACGGCGTTCGTGGGCGGCACGGCGGTACTTACGGCACGGGCAGCACTGTTCGGCCTGAGCGATCCGGGTGCGGATTGGGAAGAGATTGAGGAGGCAATGAAGCAGGAAGATCGGGCGTACCTAATGGCGCTCATGTTCAGCCGCGCACATGCTTCGTTGATGGCTGGCGCTGCGTTCGGCTTCTTTGGGAATTATATTCAGATGGGGATGGATATTACTGACCAGCAACGGGTGAAGAGTCCGCTTGATCCTCCGGGGCTTGCAACGATTAGCGCGGTGACAGAACTGCTGATGCGTTATATTGAGCAAGGTACATTGACCGGACGCGACATTGACCAGATCGGACAAAAGGCATTTGCGTTCTATCGCAGCTACAAGCGTGCTGGTATGACTGCGGGGATTTATTCCGATATTGATTTGAACGAGGTTCGCCTTGAGAAAGTACGGCGCGATATTAACGATATTCGCCAAGTAACGCGGCGGTATGCGTCACACATGGGGATTGAGTCGAAGCGGACTTCTTCAGGCCGGTTCGGAAAAACCGAGCGTAGCCCGTTGAATCAAGCGGTATACGAGGCTGTCTTGCTTGGTGATAGGGAGACGGCACGGCAGTTGATTCGTGAGGCGAAGCGCAATGCTGGGAGCTTCAAGGAACGCCAGAGTATTCATACGTCATTACAGGCATCGCTTCGGGTGCGTCAGCCGATACTCATTGCCGGAGCACCGAGCAATCAGGAGCGAATGAAGTTCCTGCGGTGGGCAAAGTTGAATCTGCCGGAGTCGAAATATAAGCTGGTGTACGACTATAACCGTGAATATCTGCGGAACGTCAGGGCGGTTGGGTTGTAG